TCAAGTGTTGGTTCGTCAACCACAGCCCTTGGCTTCGTCATACTCACGAGGATAATCTTCACCCTCGGTGGTCAGTTCGGTGAGGCAGATGTGGCCTTCGCGACCTATTCGATAACCAACAGGCTCACCAACTTCATGTTCGCCTTCTCGGACGGCATAAGCATGGCTATGGGCACTATGGTCGGCCAGACGGTTGGTGCGAAGCTCTACGAGAGGGCCAAGACCATAGCCGAGAAGACGATGGCGATAAACTTCGCCATCCTGAGCGTCGGAACGCTCCTCTTCGCCCTCTTCCGCGTCGAGATATTCAGCTTCTTCATCAAGGACCCAGCGATAATAGCGGAGAGCGCCAAGGTCGTTAAGTACTTCTCCGCATCGCTGCCGTTTTTCGGCATCTTCTCGGCGGTGAACAACGTCTTCCAGAGTTCCGGCCACACCAAGAAGAGCATGGTGCTGAGCATGTTCCGTCTCTGGGGGCTGAGGCTCCCCCTCAGCTACGGCCTTGGAATCCTCGTGAAGGACACGGCCGGGATGTGGCTGGGGATGGGCCTGAGCAACGTTCTCGGCGCGGTTGTTGCGCTCGCTTGGTTCCTGACCGGAAGCTGGATGAGTCGCATCATAGAGGAGAAGGGGTAACTTTATATATCACCGTTTCGATTGCGGTCTGATAGCACATGAGGGGCGAGAAAATCCAGAGGATGCGTGAGGAGATACTGACTGGGCCCATAGAGAAAACCCTTCTCGTTCTGGCGGGTCCGCTTATCGTTAACAACCTAGTCCAGGTTGTCTATAACATCACGGACACATTTTGGCTAGGTAAACTCGGGAGGGAAGCGCTCTCGGCCCCCGGCGTCACCTGGCCGATAATCGGAACCCTCATGGCGCTGGGCATGGGTTTCACGACGGCGGGCTTCGCCTTCGTCGGGCAGTACATCGGGGCGGGGGAGTACAAGAAGGCCAACCGCTCGGCTGGGGCCCTTTACTCACTCATGCTGTTCTTCGCGACGGCAACTGCCATAATCGGAACGCTCCTCTTACCTTACGCCCTGCACTTCATGAAGGTCAGCGAGAACGTCTATCCATACTCGCTCACCTACGCGACGATAATATTCCTCGGCATTCCCTTCTCCTTCACCTTCATGGCCTTCGGGGCCCTCGTAAGGGCGACTGGAGACACGAAGACGCCCGTCAAGATAACCCTCCTCACGGTGGCAATAAACATAATCCTCGACCCAATCCTGATATTCGGCTGGCTCGGCTTCCCTGAGCTGGGCGTTGCCGGAGCCGCCATAGCGACGGTTTTTGCCAACTCGGTAGGAGCTTTCATTGGCCTCTACCTCCTCTTCACAGATAGAGTTGGACTGAGCCTGAGCCTTGAGAGCCTCAAGCCCGATTTTGAGTTCTACAAGAAGATATTCAAGGTCGGCCTGCCGTCGAGCATCGGACAGTCGGCGAACAGCTTCGGCTTCGTCATCCTCACGAGGATAATCTTCGGCTTCGGCGATGTCACCTACGCCGCCTACGTTATAACCACCAGGCTGGTTAACTTCCTCACGAGCATCTCGCGCGGCATAAGCATGGCAATGGGAACGATGATAGCCCAGAACGTTGGGGCGGAGAACTACGAAAGGGCCAAGAGGATAGCCGAGAGGACGATGGCCATAAACTTCACAATAGCGAGCCTTGCGATACTGATAATCGGGGTCTTCTGCGTCGAGATATTCCGCGTGTTCCTCAACGACCCGGCTGTGATCAAGGAGAGCGAGGTCGTTCTCAAGTACTTCCTCATCTCGGTGCCCTTCTTCAACGGAATCTTCATAGTCGTGAACAGAACCTTCAGCTCCGCCGGCCACACCAAGAAGAGCATGGCCCTCGGGATATTCCGCCTCTGGGGCCTAAGGATTCCGCTCAGCTATGCCTTCGGTTACATAGGAGCCATCACCGTCCTTGGAATCACCATACCCCTGGCCGAACTCTTCAACTTCACGAGCAAGGGAGTGTTCTTCGGAATGGGAATGAGCAACTTTATAGCCGCGATAGTCGCCCTCGCCTGGTTCCTGCGCGGAACATGGATGAGACGGATAATCGAGGAGAAAGCAAAAACCGAGCCCGAGAAGGCCACGGCTTGACAGCCGGAAGGCTAATAAACCCTTCCCCCGACCCACCACCGGTGAGAGCGATGATAGAGGACAAGCGGTGGAAGGGTGTTTACTCCTTTGAGGACTCCCCGTTCATCATGG
The Thermococcus radiotolerans genome window above contains:
- a CDS encoding MATE family efflux transporter, producing MRGEKIQRMREEILTGPIEKTLLVLAGPLIVNNLVQVVYNITDTFWLGKLGREALSAPGVTWPIIGTLMALGMGFTTAGFAFVGQYIGAGEYKKANRSAGALYSLMLFFATATAIIGTLLLPYALHFMKVSENVYPYSLTYATIIFLGIPFSFTFMAFGALVRATGDTKTPVKITLLTVAINIILDPILIFGWLGFPELGVAGAAIATVFANSVGAFIGLYLLFTDRVGLSLSLESLKPDFEFYKKIFKVGLPSSIGQSANSFGFVILTRIIFGFGDVTYAAYVITTRLVNFLTSISRGISMAMGTMIAQNVGAENYERAKRIAERTMAINFTIASLAILIIGVFCVEIFRVFLNDPAVIKESEVVLKYFLISVPFFNGIFIVVNRTFSSAGHTKKSMALGIFRLWGLRIPLSYAFGYIGAITVLGITIPLAELFNFTSKGVFFGMGMSNFIAAIVALAWFLRGTWMRRIIEEKAKTEPEKATA